In the genome of Thunnus maccoyii chromosome 15, fThuMac1.1, whole genome shotgun sequence, one region contains:
- the marcksl1b gene encoding MARCKS-related protein 1-B encodes MGSQASKGEVAAEANAAAADAAAVKTNGQENGHVKTNGDVSTKPDGDAAATNGSAEAAKEPEAGAGGDTIEPAPAADGEAAKPEGEAAAKETPKKKKKKFSFKKSFNFKLNLKKSKKSEAVKEEAAAAATSEEKPAENGAAAPAEEKKEEVKEEAAAAAVPAAATEAEAPKAEEGPAKEEAPKEEAKEAAAPAPEATKPTEESSSTPAPSEKKE; translated from the exons ATGGGATCCCAGGCATCCAAGGGAGAGGTGGCCGCGGAGGCGAACGCTGCTGCCGCTGATGCTGCAGCTGTCAAAACCAATGGACAG GAGAATGGACATGTGAAGACCAATGGCGATGTCTCTACAAAGCCTGATGGGGATGCTGCCGCTACCAACGGCTCAGCCGAGGCAGCCAAGGAGCCTGAAGCCGGCGCAGGAGGCGACACTATTGAGCCGGCACCTGCTGCAGATGGAGAGGCTGCTAAACCCGAGGGCGAGGCTGCAGCTAAGGAAACccccaagaagaagaagaagaagttctCCTTTAAGAAGTCCTTCAACTTCAAGCTGAATCTGAAGAAGAGCAAGAAGAGCGAGGCCGTCAAAGAGGAAgcagccgccgccgccaccTCCGAGGAGAAGCCAGCAGAGAACggagctgctgctcctgcagaggagaagaaggaggaggtgaaggaggaagctgctgctgctgctgttcctgcCGCTGCCACCGAGGCCGAGGCCCCAAAGGCAGAGGAGGGGCCGGCTAAAGAGGAGGCCCCCAAGGAGGAGGCCAAGGAGGCAGCTGCTCCGGCCCCTGAGGCCACAAAACCAACAGAGGAGAGCAGCTCGACCCCTGCTCCCTCTGAAAAGAAAGAGTGA
- the LOC121912626 gene encoding probable histone deacetylase 1-B, translated as MALSHGTKKKVCYYYDGDVGNYYYGQGHPMKPHRIRMTHNLLLNYGLYRKMEIYRPHKASGEEMTKYHSDDYIKFLRSIRPDNMSEYSKQMQRFNVGEDCPVFDGLFEFCQLSTGGSVAGAVKLNKQQTDIAINWAGGLHHAKKSEASGFCYVNDIVLAILELLKYHQRVLYIDIDIHHGDGVEEAFYTTDRVMTVSFHKYGEYFPGTGDLRDIGAGKGKYYAVNYPLRDGIDDESYEAIFKPIMAKVMEMYQPSAVVLQCGADSLSGDRLGCFNLTIKGHAKCVEYIKSFNLPLLMLGGGGYTIRNVARCWTYETAVALDCSIPNELPYNDYFEYFGPDFKLHISPSNMTNQNTNEYLEKIKQRLFENLRMLPHAPGVQMQAIPEDAPHPDSGDEDEEDPDKRVSIRAHDKRIACEEEFSDSEDEAEGQGGGRRNAANHKKAKRVKKEEEKEGEEKKEVKEEEKEEEKMDTSGPKEEVKTT; from the exons ATGGCGCTGTCTCatggaacaaagaaaaaagtttgcTATTACTATGACG gtGATGTGGGGAACTACTATTATGGCCAGGGCCATCCTATGAAACCCCACAGGATCCGCATGACACACAACCTCCTCCTGAACTATGGACTGTACAGGAAAATGGAGATCTAT AGACCACACAAAGCCAGCGGCGAAGAGATGACGAAATACCACAGTGACGACTATATTAAGTTCCTGAGGTCCATCCGACCGGACAACATGTCTGAGTACAGCAAACAGATGCAGAGAT TCAACGTCGGAGAGGACTGTCCAGTGTTTGATGGTCTGTTTGAGTTTTGCCAGCTCTCAACGGGAGGCTCTGTAG CCGGGGCAGTGAAGCTGAAcaagcagcagacagacatcGCCATCAACTGGGCCGGCGGACTCCACCACGCCAAGAAGTCTGAGGCCTCTGGTTTCTGCTATGTCAACGACATCGTCCTCGCCATCCTCGAGCTGCTCAA GTACCACCAACGAGTGCTATACATAGACATTGACATTCACCACGGTGATGGCGTGGAGGAGGCCTTCTACACCACAGACAGGGTCATGACTGTCTCTTTCCACAAGTACGGGGAGTACTTCCCTGGCACCGGAGACCTTAGG GACATTGGAGCTGGAAAGGGCAAGTACTACGCAGTCAACTACCCGCTTAGAGACGGCATTGATGATGAGTCGTACGAAGCCATCTTCAAACCT atcaTGGCTAAAGTCATGGAGATGTACCAGCCAAGTGCTGTGGTGCTTCAGTGTGGAGCTGATTCCCTTTCAGGAGACAGACTGGGCTGCTTCAACCTGACCATCAAAG GCCATGCCAAGTGTGTGGAGTACATCAAAAGTTTCAACCTTCCCCTGCTGATGCTGGGCGGCGGCGGCTACACCATTCGTAACGTGGCCCGTTGCTGGACCTACGAAACCGCCGTCGCCTTGGACTGCTCCATCCCCAACGAGCTGCCCTACAACGATTACTTCGAGTACTTTGGGCCCGACTTCAAGCTGCACATCAGCCCGTCCAACATGACCAACCAGAACACCAACGAGTACCTAGAGAAGATCAAGCAACGTCTGTTTGAAAACTTGCGTATGCTGCCTCACGCCCCCGGTGTCCAGATGCAGGCCATCCCCGAGGACGCTCCCCACCCGGACAGCGGAGACGAGGATGAGGAGGACCCCGACAAACGTGTTTCTA ttcgGGCCCACGACAAGAGGATAGCCTGCGAGGAAGAGTTTTCCGACTCGGAGGATGAGGCAGAGGGGCAGGGAGGAGGCCGCAGGAACGCAGCCAACCACAAGAAGGCGAAACGAgtgaagaaggaggaagagaaggaaggagaggaaaagaaag aagtgaaagaggaagagaaggaggaagagaagatggACACATCAGG ACCAAAAGAAGAAGTGAAGACAACTTGA
- the eif3i gene encoding eukaryotic translation initiation factor 3 subunit I, with product MKPILLQGHERSITQIKYNREGDLLFSVAKDTVANAWYSVNGERLGTYNGHTGAVWCVDCDWDTKNVLTGSADNSCRLWDCETGKQLALLNTNSAVRTCGFDFSGNIIMFSTDKQMGYQCFLNFFDLRDPQQIEDNQPYLSIPCSDHKITSAVWGPLGEFVIAGHENGEINQFNAKSGEVQKKIKEHSRQINDIQTSVDLTMVITASKDNTAKLFDSTSLDHIKTFKTERPVNSAAISPIMDHVVMGGGQEAMEVTTTSTRIGKFEARFFHAAYEEEFGRVKGHFGPINCVAFHPDGKSYSSGGEDGYVRIHYFDPQYFDFELEA from the exons ATG aaacCCATCCTGCTCCAGGGCCATGAGAGGTCCATCACTCAAATCAAGTACAACAGAGAAGGAGACTTGCTCTTCTCTGTAGCTAAAGACACG GTAGCCAACGCGTGGTACTCAGTCAATGGTGAGAGGCTCGGTACCTACAACGGACACACAGGAGCTGTGTGGTGTGTTGACTGTGACT GggacacaaaaaatgtattgacagGATCAGCAGACAACAGCTGTCGACTGTGGGACTGTGAGACAG GTAAACAGCTGGCCCTGCTCAACACCAACTCTGCTGTCAGAACATGCGGCTTTGACTTCAGCGGCAACATCATCATGTTCTCCACAGACAAGCAGATGGGTTACCAGTGCTTCCTGAACTTCTTCGACCTGAGGGACCCACAGCAAATCG AGGACAACCAGCCCTACCTGTCGATACCTTGCAGTGACCACAAGATTACAAGCGCTGTGTGGGGGCCTCTGGGAGAGTTTGTCATCGCCGGCCATGAGAACGGAGAGATCAACCAGTTCAACGCCAAG TCTGGAGAGGTCCAGAAGAAGATAAAGGAACACAGCAGGCAGATCAATGACATCCAGACATCAGTGGATCTCACCATGGTGATCACTGCCTCAAAGGACAACACTGCTAAG cTGTTTGACTCCACTTCCCTGGATCACATCAAGACCTTCAAGACAGAGAGACCCGTCAACTCTGCTGCCATCTCTCCCATTATGGATCAT gTGGTGATGGGAGGTGGACAGGAGGCCATGGAGGTCACCACTACCTCCACCAGGATCGGCAAGTTTGAAGCCAG GTTCTTCCATGCAGCCTATGAAGAGGAGTTTggcagggtcaaaggtcatttcGGTCCCATCAACTGTGTGGCATTCCACCCTGACGGCAAGAG TTACAGCAGTGGAGGAGAGGACGGATACGTAAGGATTCACTACTTTGACCCACAGTACTTTGACTTTGAGCTGGAGGCATAA